Proteins encoded together in one Impatiens glandulifera chromosome 1, dImpGla2.1, whole genome shotgun sequence window:
- the LOC124920879 gene encoding photosystem I chlorophyll a/b-binding protein 6, chloroplastic-like: MDGLISGSDSELLKWFAQAELIHSRWAMLAVSGILIPEWLESLGFIEKFSWYDAGAQEYFADSTTLFVVQLGLMGWVEGRRWADIIKPGCVDIEPSFPHKKKPEVDVGYPGGLWFDPLMWGRGSPEPVMVLRTKEIKNGRLAMLAFIGFVFQTIYTGQGPLENLSAHIVDLGHYNVFSVLQLSCFDHILNFPD; this comes from the coding sequence ATGGATGGTTTGATCTCAGGATCTGATTCGGAACTGCTGAAATGGTTTGCACAAGCTGAGCTAATACACAGCAGATGGGCAATGCTTGCTGTGTCTGGAATTCTGATTCCAGAATGGCTAGAAAGTCTGGGGTTTATTGAGAAGTTCTCTTGGTACGATGCAGGAGCACAAGAATACTTCGCAGATTCCACAACTCTGTTTGTGGTGCAATTGGGGCTAATGGGTTGGGTTGAAGGACGGAGATGGGCAGACATAATAAAACCAGGGTGCGTGGATATAGAACCGAGTTTTCCACATAAGAAGAAGCCAGAGGTCGATGTTGGCTATCCAGGCGGGCTTTGGTTCGACCCTTTGATGTGGGGTAGAGGGTCACCGGAGCCAGTGATGGTTCTTAGGACTAAAGAGATCAAGAATGGTCGGCTTGCCATGCTTGCATTCATTGGGTTTGTTTTTCAGACAATTTATACAGGACAAGGCCCTTTAGAGAATCTTTCAGCTCATATTGTTGATCTAGGACACTACAATGTCTTCTCGGTACTGCAACTTTCATGCTTCGATCATATTCTTAATTTTCCAGATTGA
- the LOC124920887 gene encoding photosystem I chlorophyll a/b-binding protein 6, chloroplastic-like: MDGGGRLRAAEARRQFFNRIRGRSSTGEASSRLQEGQRLGGVVFYGRRRLLQPKGVVDRMAGASCWRRWRKEAAGRERGNTQKVIEKDVTFFFCKDSPPPWFDGSISGDFGFDPLGLGSDSELLKWFAQAELIHSRWAMLAVSGILIPKWLESLGFIEKFSWYDAGAQEYFADSTPLYIF; the protein is encoded by the exons ATGGACGGCGGAGGCAGGCTGAGAGCGGCGGAGGCGCGGCGGCAGTTCTTCAACCGGATCCGCGGTAGATCTTCAACCGGAGAGGCGTCTTCGCGACTTCAAGAGGGGCAACGTCTTGGCGGCGTTGTCTTCTACGGGCGGCGTCGTCTTCTTCAGCCGAAGGGAGTCGTCGATCGGATGGCGGGGGCTTCTTGTTGGCGGCGCTGGCGAAAAGAAGCGGCGGGGAGAGAGAGA GGAAATACCCAGAAAGTTATCGAGAAAGATGTCACATTTTTCTTCTGTAAAGACTCTCCTCCTCCCTGGTTCGATGGCAG TATTTCAGGAGATTTTGGATTCGACCCACTTGGATTAG GATCTGATTCGGAACTGCTGAAATGGTTTGCACAAGCTGAGCTAATACACAGCAGATGGGCAATGCTTGCTGTGTCTGGAATTCTGATTCCAAAATGGCTAGAAAGTCTGGGGTTTATTGAGAAGTTCTCTTGGTACGATGCAGGAGCACAAGAATACTTCGCAGATTCCACACCTTTATATATATTCTGA